A portion of the Deinococcus peraridilitoris DSM 19664 genome contains these proteins:
- a CDS encoding acetate/propionate family kinase: MSVLVLNAGSSSLKYKLLGADDLRVLHKGLVERIGEADVPDHRAALKRVVSELPVGDIKVIGHRVVHGGERFRAPTRLDAAELRVLEAMTPLAPLHNPPALAGIRAALEMLPGIPNVGVFDTAFHATLPREAYLYALPYALYEEHGVRRYGFHGTSHAYVTREAARHLQRPLSELRLVSLHLGNGASACAVRGGLSIDTSMGFTPLEGLVMGTRSGDLDPAVALWLAEREGAARASAILNRESGLLGLSGLSNDLRDLHRARQEAHERAELALQVMVYRLRQQVGAYVAVLGGIDALIFTGGVGENDAWTRSEVIRGLEAFGFQLDEDANQRGDTQVTLTPPHALVIPTDEEGEIARQTVACLAASI, translated from the coding sequence TTGAGCGTTCTCGTACTCAATGCCGGCTCGAGCAGCCTGAAGTACAAGCTTCTCGGCGCAGACGACCTGCGCGTGCTGCACAAAGGGCTTGTCGAGCGGATCGGAGAAGCGGACGTCCCCGACCACCGCGCGGCCCTGAAGCGCGTCGTGAGCGAGTTGCCCGTGGGGGATATCAAGGTGATCGGTCACCGCGTGGTGCACGGGGGCGAGCGCTTTCGCGCGCCCACCCGGCTCGACGCCGCGGAGCTGCGGGTGCTGGAGGCCATGACGCCGCTCGCGCCACTGCACAACCCACCGGCGCTGGCGGGCATCCGCGCGGCGCTCGAGATGCTGCCCGGGATTCCCAACGTCGGTGTCTTCGACACCGCCTTTCACGCGACCCTGCCGCGTGAAGCGTACCTGTACGCCTTGCCGTATGCCCTTTACGAGGAACACGGCGTGCGCCGCTACGGCTTTCACGGCACCAGCCACGCCTACGTGACGCGCGAAGCGGCCCGCCATCTTCAACGTCCGTTGAGCGAACTGCGGCTCGTCAGCCTGCACCTGGGAAACGGCGCCAGTGCCTGCGCCGTGCGTGGAGGTCTGTCGATCGATACCAGCATGGGGTTCACCCCGCTCGAAGGGCTGGTGATGGGCACCCGCAGCGGCGACCTCGATCCTGCCGTGGCACTGTGGCTCGCGGAGCGCGAAGGAGCGGCGCGGGCCAGCGCTATTCTCAACCGCGAAAGTGGGCTGCTGGGTCTCAGTGGCCTGTCAAACGATCTGCGTGATCTGCACCGGGCACGTCAGGAAGCGCACGAGCGCGCAGAACTCGCCTTGCAGGTGATGGTGTACCGCCTGCGGCAGCAGGTCGGCGCGTACGTGGCCGTTCTCGGCGGCATCGACGCGCTGATCTTCACCGGAGGTGTGGGTGAAAACGACGCCTGGACCCGTTCGGAGGTCATTCGCGGACTGGAAGCTTTTGGGTTTCAGCTCGATGAAGACGCCAACCAACGGGGCGACACCCAAGTCACCCTGACGCCCCCGCACGCGCTGGTGATTCCCACCGACGAGGAAGGGGAGATCGCCCGGCAGACCGTCGCGTGTCTCGCAGCGAGCATCTGA
- the trpA gene encoding tryptophan synthase subunit alpha — protein sequence MTATQNSAQNRIQSAFDAAQAEGRAAFIGYLPADYPDQAAFQREARTLLAHADLLEIGLPYSDPLGDGPTIQQASEVALRGGATIARTFEAARSLRSVTDKPLVIMTYYNPILAWGEERFVREAVAAGVDGLILPDLPPDEAHELRELAAAHGLRLTFLIAPTSTPERIELVAGATTGFLYAVSVTGVTGARSGSALHEVPAMLELARRFTDKPIAVGFGVADRASAQAVARVADGVVVGSALVTAARQPGGVGELAREIRAGCVRGA from the coding sequence ATGACCGCCACCCAGAACAGTGCCCAGAACCGCATCCAGAGTGCGTTTGACGCCGCACAGGCCGAAGGACGCGCCGCGTTCATCGGCTACCTGCCTGCCGATTACCCGGACCAGGCCGCCTTTCAGCGCGAAGCGCGCACGCTGCTGGCCCACGCCGATCTGCTCGAAATCGGTCTGCCGTACTCCGACCCGCTGGGAGACGGCCCGACCATTCAGCAGGCCAGCGAAGTCGCGCTGCGGGGGGGCGCCACCATCGCGCGGACGTTCGAGGCGGCCCGCTCGCTGCGCAGCGTCACCGACAAACCGCTTGTCATCATGACCTACTACAACCCGATCCTGGCCTGGGGCGAGGAGCGCTTCGTGCGCGAAGCCGTGGCAGCCGGGGTGGACGGCCTCATTCTGCCCGACCTGCCACCCGACGAGGCGCACGAGCTGCGCGAGCTGGCCGCCGCCCACGGTCTGCGCCTGACCTTTCTGATTGCCCCGACCAGCACGCCCGAGCGCATTGAGCTGGTCGCGGGTGCCACCACCGGTTTTCTGTATGCCGTGAGCGTCACGGGCGTGACAGGCGCGCGTTCGGGCAGCGCCCTGCACGAGGTTCCGGCCATGCTGGAGCTGGCACGCCGCTTCACTGACAAGCCGATCGCGGTGGGCTTCGGGGTCGCGGACCGCGCGTCCGCCCAGGCCGTGGCGCGCGTGGCAGACGGTGTGGTGGTGGGCAGCGCGCTGGTGACCGCAGCCCGGCAGCCCGGTGGTGTGGGCGAGCTGGCGCGGGAAATCCGCGCTGGTTGCGTGCGCGGCGCCTGA
- a CDS encoding deoxyguanosinetriphosphate triphosphohydrolase family protein produces the protein MTSLAPTAYDWFNAHDTERRFATEAAAEGDLRDPYERDRARIVHSAAFRRLQGKSQIFAAGWSGYLRTRVTHAMEVAQIARALASNHGLPGSLAEAAALAHDLGHPPFGHNGEDALAACMAPYGGFEGNAQTVRILTRLEPLTTRHPGVNVTRATLLGVLKYPGGHHGLPALYEDDADDYTHWLYAGVSEAQRHTPSRSVICQIMDWADDIAYSLHDLEDSLTSQLLSAHSLRSREVVERVARRARRSDPALSDDLVLHVLHSLWSRLDDGWSAAPSTARVREVGASYVHRFVTGTRVAPLTEGGHVAQSSFDFALLVPDEDRQECTILKAITQELVLRDQRTGVQARQAVRIVRDLFELLLETALGDLEDIRAAVLPPAMRSALQDTVSERARARMVCDFIADMTDAQAGQYHERLFSARQSSPFAPL, from the coding sequence ATGACTTCTCTGGCGCCCACTGCTTACGACTGGTTCAACGCGCACGACACCGAGCGGCGGTTTGCCACCGAAGCGGCTGCCGAAGGCGACCTGCGCGATCCGTACGAACGCGACCGGGCGCGCATCGTCCACAGCGCGGCCTTTCGGCGTCTGCAGGGCAAGAGTCAGATTTTCGCGGCGGGCTGGTCGGGCTACCTGCGCACGCGGGTAACCCATGCCATGGAAGTAGCGCAGATCGCTCGTGCGTTGGCCAGCAATCACGGCTTGCCCGGCAGCCTGGCCGAGGCGGCCGCACTGGCCCACGACCTCGGGCACCCACCGTTCGGTCACAACGGCGAGGACGCCCTGGCCGCCTGCATGGCTCCCTACGGCGGCTTCGAGGGCAACGCGCAGACGGTGCGCATTCTGACCCGCCTGGAACCGCTGACCACCCGACACCCGGGCGTGAACGTCACGCGCGCCACGCTGCTGGGGGTACTGAAGTATCCGGGCGGTCATCACGGTCTGCCGGCCCTGTACGAGGACGACGCCGATGACTATACCCACTGGCTGTACGCTGGGGTGTCCGAGGCGCAGCGCCACACGCCGTCGCGCAGCGTGATCTGCCAGATCATGGACTGGGCCGATGACATCGCCTACTCGCTGCACGACCTGGAGGACAGCCTGACCTCGCAGCTCTTGAGCGCGCATTCACTGCGTTCACGCGAGGTGGTGGAGCGCGTCGCGCGGCGTGCCCGAAGAAGCGACCCGGCCCTGAGCGACGATCTGGTGCTGCACGTGCTGCACTCGCTGTGGTCGCGTCTCGACGACGGCTGGAGTGCCGCCCCCAGCACCGCCCGGGTGCGCGAGGTGGGCGCTTCGTATGTGCACCGCTTTGTCACCGGAACGCGTGTGGCACCCCTGACGGAAGGTGGCCACGTGGCGCAGAGCAGCTTTGACTTCGCGTTGCTGGTGCCCGACGAGGACCGCCAGGAATGCACCATCCTGAAGGCCATCACGCAGGAGCTGGTGCTGCGTGACCAGCGCACGGGCGTGCAGGCCCGCCAGGCAGTGCGAATTGTGCGCGACCTGTTCGAGTTGCTCCTTGAAACGGCGCTGGGCGATCTGGAGGACATCCGCGCGGCCGTGTTGCCGCCTGCGATGCGCTCGGCACTCCAGGACACGGTGTCCGAGCGCGCCCGGGCCCGCATGGTCTGTGATTTCATTGCCGATATGACCGACGCGCAGGCCGGTCAGTACCACGAACGCCTGTTCTCGGCGCGCCAGTCGTCTCCCTTCGCGCCGCTCTGA
- a CDS encoding MBL fold metallo-hydrolase — protein sequence MWLHSLKIGQARVTSLTDGRFRLDGGAMFGVVPRALWQKVAPPDEHNRIQLRINPLLIQLGGRNVLIETGFWDRGGDKFEALYAVERDETVFDGLHALGLTPGDIDLVINTHLHFDHAGRNVTVDGTPTFPRAAYVVQAQDLYDATHSHERNRASYLSEYIEPVERAGLFEIVEGEAELLPGLSVIPLPGHNLGQQGVVLRSEGETLVYTADLLPTFAHLPYPYIMGYDLYPVTTLGVRKQFFPRWAAENAIIAVPHDAHRPFARLKESPKGGYTAEPVDRS from the coding sequence ATGTGGCTTCACTCCCTCAAAATTGGTCAGGCGCGCGTCACCTCGCTCACCGATGGCCGCTTCCGGCTGGACGGCGGCGCGATGTTCGGGGTGGTGCCCCGGGCGCTGTGGCAGAAGGTCGCGCCGCCCGACGAGCACAACCGCATCCAGCTGCGCATCAACCCGTTGCTGATTCAGCTTGGCGGACGCAACGTGCTGATCGAAACCGGCTTCTGGGACCGCGGTGGTGACAAGTTCGAAGCGCTGTACGCCGTCGAGCGCGACGAGACGGTTTTCGACGGCTTGCACGCCCTCGGCCTGACTCCCGGCGATATTGATCTGGTCATCAACACCCACCTGCATTTCGATCATGCCGGGCGTAACGTCACGGTCGACGGCACGCCGACCTTTCCGCGCGCCGCCTACGTGGTGCAGGCACAGGATCTGTACGACGCGACGCATTCCCACGAGCGCAACCGCGCGAGCTATCTGAGCGAGTACATCGAGCCCGTCGAGCGAGCCGGCCTCTTCGAAATCGTCGAAGGGGAAGCCGAGCTGCTTCCCGGCCTCAGCGTAATCCCGTTGCCCGGTCATAACCTGGGCCAGCAGGGCGTGGTGCTTCGCTCGGAAGGCGAGACGCTGGTGTACACGGCAGACCTGCTGCCCACCTTCGCTCACCTGCCGTATCCCTACATCATGGGTTACGACCTGTATCCGGTGACGACGCTCGGGGTGCGTAAGCAGTTCTTTCCGCGCTGGGCCGCCGAGAACGCCATTATCGCCGTGCCTCATGACGCGCACCGGCCGTTCGCCCGCCTGAAAGAATCGCCGAAAGGCGGCTATACGGCAGAACCCGTTGACCGGAGCTAA